A single region of the Micropterus dolomieu isolate WLL.071019.BEF.003 ecotype Adirondacks linkage group LG18, ASM2129224v1, whole genome shotgun sequence genome encodes:
- the cfap92 gene encoding uncharacterized protein FLJ43738 isoform X4, protein MSGTGLCKSQADCDDGEVTDKRQEDVPVLETDVLTREHGLENKSGSTENVPEHTDDSSYHVTWTVYIALAVPRGEEADVPEAPEKARKTNKDSSVLVKSHKAQSCYHIEYKLLPGDTETVKVDLVMFGPVAKMYKEDEFKILRIWHEVDQTWVGWSQNFNVRVSRDMLISLLSHKIKLLIWNTKDKLSSQARYERLKVFRLPQDQPEDAPDMCGDIKTMVNQLRTLFERKSNISKKHKSNILFQSDSEACSETGFQKPTTVACNREDIKKNGNASAEISPITMLAGETSLTERFQVCSAGVFEVMCNISLNRPLISDQLKADLNPLVITILSAISMPSSTVPFHVLEEKCVPVYCQYKFHNLSTHRTNYHKHGTNIYIRDVNVILTGLMNPEELKEFLSGPPMEIAVHDRDRKLEETPKIPAVFGTRSEDILCGESLLKQKARVVNSHGIARLNLSELLLGRKSLQMHLPIKCCPLPPLLDRERSAWNRKTTDTAASRQPMPQGRYFDANSQLKVKVEIAFPLNVKKDGCELETSDPFGRIIYLFDYNNVSVMTELRSEILRINASAFHICSHSLENLEKALSNYRLNFKNSESKDLDFVTGFHIVDKRTHIFVLEGLKQKAVKRIWEAVPMKLSGNEEEQVIVLYNSNLGFYKRIYDSLDVGLSPIHLYESLETIIRQPLVYIRGTIPQPCFQALSRLSQLCQARQLKDVVQCNLFPSADMILSMSKEYGTYAEQRQMKASRKTEVDMLTMPVWVKRHATLDSYNREYMKWKRQQMMLKQSKDFIQENIKKVQEQSEPMRKPEAAVLGMEPSAVRPAHNSSIQTFNSNEQAKEMIRKEMAQVPGRRFTYGQRYHSATVMPGDVTSKNDPSFTAASTVWFTSMRGDKSKVHPRHPDEARVEELRKPWKENTLHANVLKPTLSRDIWAWSQRSEDFQLYSKPPPFFSPPPVTIHLPAPDGGYLSR, encoded by the exons ATGTCAGGGACAGGCCTTTGTAAGTCACAGGCAGACTGTGACGATGGAGAAGTTACAGATAAAAGACAGGAAGATGTCCCTGTCCTTGAAACTGATGTGTTGACCAGAGAGCATGGTTTGGAAAATAAGTCAGGTTCTACTGAAAATGTCCCAGAACACACAGATGACAGCTCTTATCACGTCACATGGACAGTTTACATTGCTCTAGCTGTCCCAAGAG GAGAAGAAGCTGATGTCCCGGAAGCTCCTGAAAAGGCtaggaaaacaaataaagattcATCTGTGTTGGTGAAATCCCATAAGGCTCAGAGCTGCTATCATATTGAATACAAGTTGTTGCCAGGTGATACAGAGACAGTCAAAGTGGACCTAGTAATGTTTGGACCAGTAGCAAAAATGTACAAAGAAGATGAGTTCAAG ATTCTAAGAATATGGCACGAAGTGGATCAGACATGGGTCGGCTGGTCCCAGAATTTCAACGTCAGAGTCAGCAGGGACATGTTGATCAGTCTGCTTTCTCATAAGATCAAGCTCCTGATTTGGAACACTAAGGACAAATTGTCCAGCCAGGCTCGCTATGAAAGACTGAAAGTCTTCAGACTGCCACAGGATCAGCCTGAAGATGCACCAGACATGTGTG GTGATATCAAGACTATGGTAAATCAACTGAGAACCTTATTTGAGAGGAAGTCAAACATATCTAAAAAGCACAAAAGTAATATACTGTTTCAGTCTGATTCAGAGGCCTGCTCCGAAACAG GATTTCAAAAACCCACAACTGTCGCTTGCAACCGTGAGGATATCAAAAAGAATGGCAATGCCTCAGCTGAGATCAGTCCCATCACTATGTTGGCAG GTGAGACCTCATTGACGGAACGCTTCCAAGTCTGTTCAGCTGGTGTATTTGAGGTCATGTGCAACATCTCTCTGAACAGACCATTAATATCCGACCAACTGAAGGCTGATCTCAATCCACTGGTCATCACAATTTTGTCAGCCATCTCAATGCCTTCGTCCACTGTCCCTTTCCACGTCCTAGAG GAAAAATGTGTGCCTGTATATTGCCAGTACAAGTTCCATAACTTGAGCACGCACAGAACAAACTATCACAAGCACGGCACCAACATCTACATCAGAGATGTGAATGTGATCCTGACTGGCTTGATGAATCCTGAAGAGCTCAAAGAGTTCCTCTCCGGTCCACCTATGGAGATAGCGGTCCATGATCGGGACAGAAAGCTGGAAGAAACACCAAAAATTCCAGCAGTGTTTGGCACGCGGTCAGAAGACATCCTGTGTGGTGAGTCGCTATTAAAACAGAAGGCAAGAGTCGTGAACTCGCATGGTATTGCAAGACTGAACCTCTCAGAGCTGCTACTTGGGAGGAAAAGCCTACAGATGCACTTACCAATCAAATGCTGCCCTCTACCTCCGCTGCTGGACAGAGAGCGAAGTGCATGGAACAGGAAGACGACCGACACGGCAGCTAGCAGACAGCCCATGCCACAAGGCCGTTATTTTGATGCCAATTCTCAACTCAAAGTCAAGGTTGAGATAGCCTTTCCGCTCAACGTTAAAAAAGACGGCTGTGAATTGGAGACCTCTGATCCGTTTGGGCGCATCATCTACCTCTTCGATTACAACAACGTCTCTGTGATGACCGAGCTGAGGTCAGAGATCCTCAGAATCAATGCATCAGCTTTTCATATTTGCTCTCACTCACTGGAAAATCTAGAGAAAGCCCTGTCAAACTACAGACTGAATTTCAAGAACAGTGAGAGCAAGGATCTGGATTTTGTTACAGGATTCCACATAGTAGACAAGAGGACACACATCTTTGTTCTTGAAGGGCTGAAACAAAAAGCGGTGAAGAGAATTTGGGAGGCTGTTCCTATGAA GCTAAGTGGGAATGAGGAGGAGCAGGTGATAGTCCTCTACAATTCAAACCTGGGTTTCTACAAGCGCATCTATGACTCATTAGATGTAGGCCTGAGTCCTATCCATTTATATGAGTCACTAGAGACCATCATCAGACAGCCTCTGGTCTACATTAGAGGCACGATCCCTCAACCCTGCTTCCAAGCTTTGTCAAG GTTAAGCCAGCTTTGTCAAGCAAGGCAACTCAAAGATGTGGTGCAGTGCAACCTCTTCCCCTCAGCTGACATGATTCTCAGCATGAGCAAGGAATATGGCACATATGCTGAGCAGCGGCAAATGAAAGCCAGTAGAAAAACTGAGGTGGACATGCTCACTATGCCTGTCTGGGTGAAAAGACATGCAACACTCGACTCTTACAACAGAGAGTACATGAAATGGAAACGCCAGCAGATGATGCTCAAACAATCCAAGGACTTCATTCAG GAGAATATTAAAAAAGTGCAAGAGCAAAGTGAGCCTATGAGGAAGCCAGAGGCTGCTGTGTTAGGGATGGAACCGTCTGCAGTCAGGCCAGCACACAACAGCAGCATCCAGACCTTCAACTCAAATGAGCAAGCCAAGGAGATGATCCGCAAAGAGATGGCCCAG GTGCCAGGGCGGAGGTTTACCTACGGTCAGCGGTATCACAGTGCTACAGTGATGCCAGGAGACGTGACTTCTAAAAATGACCCCAGCTTCACGGCAGCCTCCACAGTATGGTTCACAAGTATGAGAGGTGACAAATCCAAAGTGCACCCCAGACACCCAGATGAGGCTCGCGTGGAAGAGCTGAGGAAG CCATGGAAAGAGAACACCCTACATGCCAACGTATTGAAGCCCACACTTTCACGGGACATATGGGCCTGGAGCCAGCGCTCTGAGGACTTTCAGCTCTACAGCAAGCCTCCCCCTTTCTTCAGCCCACCTCCTGTCACCATTCACCTGCCTG CTCCAGATGGCGGCTACTTGAGCCGGTAA